Proteins encoded within one genomic window of Carassius carassius chromosome 22, fCarCar2.1, whole genome shotgun sequence:
- the LOC132098812 gene encoding protein arginine N-methyltransferase 8-B isoform X3, with the protein MGLRHSSRCLLLRRKMAEAESSEQQQQQQHISSAPSSQSLQPSLLPKPVTSVHHVPHPPHTPHVSALSACPGRGKMAKLLNPEEMTSRDYYFDSYAHFGIHEEMLKDEVRTLTYRNSMYHNKHIFKDKIVLDVGSGTGILSMFAAKAGAKHVYGIECSSISEYSVKIIKSNHLDNVITIIKGKVEETELPVDQVDIIISEWMGYCLFYESMLNTVIYARDKWLKPGGFMFPDRATLYVVAIEDRQYKDFKIHWWENVYGFDMTCIRNVAMMEPLVDIVDPKQVVTNSCLIKEVDIYTVKPEDLMFTSAFCLQIQRNDYVHALITYFNIEFTKCHKKTGFSTAPDAPSTHWKQTVFYLEDYLTVRRGEEILGSITVKPNENNERDLDFTFELDFKGQLCDAAISHDYKMR; encoded by the exons ATGGGACTGAGGCACTCATCGCGGTGCCTGCTCCTGCGGAGAAAGATGGCGGAGGCGGAGAGCTCGGAG cagcagcagcagcagcaacatatTTCCAGTGCTCCCTCATCCCAGTCCTTACAACCATCTCTACTACCAAAGCCAGTCACATCCGTTCATCATGTTCCTCACCCTCCACACACGCCGCACGTCTCCGCGCTTTCTGCCTGTCCGGGCCGAGGCAAGATGGCCAAGCTACTCAACCCGGAAGAGATGACATCACGGGATTACTACTTTGACTCCTATGCCCACTTTGGTATTCATGAG GAAATGCTGAAGGATGAGGTTAGGACACTGACCTATAGGAACTCCATGTACCACAATAAACATATCTTTAAGGATAAGATAGTTCTAGATGTGGGTAGCGGAACCGGAATCCTCTCCATGTTTGCTGCCAAGGCAGGAGCCAAGCATGTATATGGG attGAATGTTCCAGTATATCAGAGTATTCAGTGAAAATCATCAAATCAAATCACCTGGACAATG TTATTACCATCATTAAAGGGAAAGTGGAGGAGACTGAATTGCCGGTGGATCAGGTGGACATCATCATTTCAGAGTGGATGGGCTACTGTCTTTTCTATGAGTCTATGCTCAATACTGTCATCTATGCCAGAGACAAATGGCTG AAACCTGGAGGTTTCATGTTTCCAGACAGAGCGACCTTATATGTGGTTGCCATTGAGGATCGGCAATACAAAGACTTCAAAATCCACT GGTGGGAAAATGTCTATGGTTTTGATATGACCTGCATTCGGAACGTTGCTATGATGGAGCCCCTGGTGGACATAGTAGATCCTAAACAAGTCGTGACCAACTCCTGCCTCATTAAG GAGGTGGATATCTACACGGTGAAGCCTGAAGATCTGATGTTCACCTCGGCCTTCTGCTTGCAGATCCAGAGGAATGACTATGTTCATGCTCTCATCACGTACTTCAACATTGAGTTCACCAAGTGTCACAAGAAGACGGGCTTTTCTACAG CCCCTGATGCTCCCAGCACTCACTGGAAGCAGACAGTGTTTTATCTGGAGGATTACTTAACGGTGCGGAGAGGAGAGGAAATCCTGGGCAGCATCACCGTGAAGCCCAACGAGAATAACGAG CGTGACTTGGATTTCACCTTTGAGCTGGATTTCAAAGGACAGCTCTGTGACGCAGCCATCTCCCACGACTACAAGATGCGGTAA
- the LOC132098812 gene encoding protein arginine N-methyltransferase 8-B isoform X1, whose amino-acid sequence MGLRHSSRCLLLRRKMAEAESSEQQQQQQQQQHISSAPSSQSLQPSLLPKPVTSVHHVPHPPHTPHVSALSACPGRGKMAKLLNPEEMTSRDYYFDSYAHFGIHEEMLKDEVRTLTYRNSMYHNKHIFKDKIVLDVGSGTGILSMFAAKAGAKHVYGIECSSISEYSVKIIKSNHLDNVITIIKGKVEETELPVDQVDIIISEWMGYCLFYESMLNTVIYARDKWLKPGGFMFPDRATLYVVAIEDRQYKDFKIHWWENVYGFDMTCIRNVAMMEPLVDIVDPKQVVTNSCLIKEVDIYTVKPEDLMFTSAFCLQIQRNDYVHALITYFNIEFTKCHKKTGFSTAPDAPSTHWKQTVFYLEDYLTVRRGEEILGSITVKPNENNERDLDFTFELDFKGQLCDAAISHDYKMR is encoded by the exons ATGGGACTGAGGCACTCATCGCGGTGCCTGCTCCTGCGGAGAAAGATGGCGGAGGCGGAGAGCTCGGAG cagcagcagcagcagcagcagcagcaacatatTTCCAGTGCTCCCTCATCCCAGTCCTTACAACCATCTCTACTACCAAAGCCAGTCACATCCGTTCATCATGTTCCTCACCCTCCACACACGCCGCACGTCTCCGCGCTTTCTGCCTGTCCGGGCCGAGGCAAGATGGCCAAGCTACTCAACCCGGAAGAGATGACATCACGGGATTACTACTTTGACTCCTATGCCCACTTTGGTATTCATGAG GAAATGCTGAAGGATGAGGTTAGGACACTGACCTATAGGAACTCCATGTACCACAATAAACATATCTTTAAGGATAAGATAGTTCTAGATGTGGGTAGCGGAACCGGAATCCTCTCCATGTTTGCTGCCAAGGCAGGAGCCAAGCATGTATATGGG attGAATGTTCCAGTATATCAGAGTATTCAGTGAAAATCATCAAATCAAATCACCTGGACAATG TTATTACCATCATTAAAGGGAAAGTGGAGGAGACTGAATTGCCGGTGGATCAGGTGGACATCATCATTTCAGAGTGGATGGGCTACTGTCTTTTCTATGAGTCTATGCTCAATACTGTCATCTATGCCAGAGACAAATGGCTG AAACCTGGAGGTTTCATGTTTCCAGACAGAGCGACCTTATATGTGGTTGCCATTGAGGATCGGCAATACAAAGACTTCAAAATCCACT GGTGGGAAAATGTCTATGGTTTTGATATGACCTGCATTCGGAACGTTGCTATGATGGAGCCCCTGGTGGACATAGTAGATCCTAAACAAGTCGTGACCAACTCCTGCCTCATTAAG GAGGTGGATATCTACACGGTGAAGCCTGAAGATCTGATGTTCACCTCGGCCTTCTGCTTGCAGATCCAGAGGAATGACTATGTTCATGCTCTCATCACGTACTTCAACATTGAGTTCACCAAGTGTCACAAGAAGACGGGCTTTTCTACAG CCCCTGATGCTCCCAGCACTCACTGGAAGCAGACAGTGTTTTATCTGGAGGATTACTTAACGGTGCGGAGAGGAGAGGAAATCCTGGGCAGCATCACCGTGAAGCCCAACGAGAATAACGAG CGTGACTTGGATTTCACCTTTGAGCTGGATTTCAAAGGACAGCTCTGTGACGCAGCCATCTCCCACGACTACAAGATGCGGTAA
- the LOC132098812 gene encoding protein arginine N-methyltransferase 8-B isoform X2, with the protein MGLRHSSRCLLLRRKMAEAESSEQQQQQQQHISSAPSSQSLQPSLLPKPVTSVHHVPHPPHTPHVSALSACPGRGKMAKLLNPEEMTSRDYYFDSYAHFGIHEEMLKDEVRTLTYRNSMYHNKHIFKDKIVLDVGSGTGILSMFAAKAGAKHVYGIECSSISEYSVKIIKSNHLDNVITIIKGKVEETELPVDQVDIIISEWMGYCLFYESMLNTVIYARDKWLKPGGFMFPDRATLYVVAIEDRQYKDFKIHWWENVYGFDMTCIRNVAMMEPLVDIVDPKQVVTNSCLIKEVDIYTVKPEDLMFTSAFCLQIQRNDYVHALITYFNIEFTKCHKKTGFSTAPDAPSTHWKQTVFYLEDYLTVRRGEEILGSITVKPNENNERDLDFTFELDFKGQLCDAAISHDYKMR; encoded by the exons ATGGGACTGAGGCACTCATCGCGGTGCCTGCTCCTGCGGAGAAAGATGGCGGAGGCGGAGAGCTCGGAG cagcagcagcagcagcagcaacatatTTCCAGTGCTCCCTCATCCCAGTCCTTACAACCATCTCTACTACCAAAGCCAGTCACATCCGTTCATCATGTTCCTCACCCTCCACACACGCCGCACGTCTCCGCGCTTTCTGCCTGTCCGGGCCGAGGCAAGATGGCCAAGCTACTCAACCCGGAAGAGATGACATCACGGGATTACTACTTTGACTCCTATGCCCACTTTGGTATTCATGAG GAAATGCTGAAGGATGAGGTTAGGACACTGACCTATAGGAACTCCATGTACCACAATAAACATATCTTTAAGGATAAGATAGTTCTAGATGTGGGTAGCGGAACCGGAATCCTCTCCATGTTTGCTGCCAAGGCAGGAGCCAAGCATGTATATGGG attGAATGTTCCAGTATATCAGAGTATTCAGTGAAAATCATCAAATCAAATCACCTGGACAATG TTATTACCATCATTAAAGGGAAAGTGGAGGAGACTGAATTGCCGGTGGATCAGGTGGACATCATCATTTCAGAGTGGATGGGCTACTGTCTTTTCTATGAGTCTATGCTCAATACTGTCATCTATGCCAGAGACAAATGGCTG AAACCTGGAGGTTTCATGTTTCCAGACAGAGCGACCTTATATGTGGTTGCCATTGAGGATCGGCAATACAAAGACTTCAAAATCCACT GGTGGGAAAATGTCTATGGTTTTGATATGACCTGCATTCGGAACGTTGCTATGATGGAGCCCCTGGTGGACATAGTAGATCCTAAACAAGTCGTGACCAACTCCTGCCTCATTAAG GAGGTGGATATCTACACGGTGAAGCCTGAAGATCTGATGTTCACCTCGGCCTTCTGCTTGCAGATCCAGAGGAATGACTATGTTCATGCTCTCATCACGTACTTCAACATTGAGTTCACCAAGTGTCACAAGAAGACGGGCTTTTCTACAG CCCCTGATGCTCCCAGCACTCACTGGAAGCAGACAGTGTTTTATCTGGAGGATTACTTAACGGTGCGGAGAGGAGAGGAAATCCTGGGCAGCATCACCGTGAAGCCCAACGAGAATAACGAG CGTGACTTGGATTTCACCTTTGAGCTGGATTTCAAAGGACAGCTCTGTGACGCAGCCATCTCCCACGACTACAAGATGCGGTAA
- the LOC132098812 gene encoding protein arginine N-methyltransferase 8-B isoform X4 has product MGLRHSSRCLLLRRKMAEAESSEQQQQQHISSAPSSQSLQPSLLPKPVTSVHHVPHPPHTPHVSALSACPGRGKMAKLLNPEEMTSRDYYFDSYAHFGIHEEMLKDEVRTLTYRNSMYHNKHIFKDKIVLDVGSGTGILSMFAAKAGAKHVYGIECSSISEYSVKIIKSNHLDNVITIIKGKVEETELPVDQVDIIISEWMGYCLFYESMLNTVIYARDKWLKPGGFMFPDRATLYVVAIEDRQYKDFKIHWWENVYGFDMTCIRNVAMMEPLVDIVDPKQVVTNSCLIKEVDIYTVKPEDLMFTSAFCLQIQRNDYVHALITYFNIEFTKCHKKTGFSTAPDAPSTHWKQTVFYLEDYLTVRRGEEILGSITVKPNENNERDLDFTFELDFKGQLCDAAISHDYKMR; this is encoded by the exons ATGGGACTGAGGCACTCATCGCGGTGCCTGCTCCTGCGGAGAAAGATGGCGGAGGCGGAGAGCTCGGAG cagcagcagcagcaacatatTTCCAGTGCTCCCTCATCCCAGTCCTTACAACCATCTCTACTACCAAAGCCAGTCACATCCGTTCATCATGTTCCTCACCCTCCACACACGCCGCACGTCTCCGCGCTTTCTGCCTGTCCGGGCCGAGGCAAGATGGCCAAGCTACTCAACCCGGAAGAGATGACATCACGGGATTACTACTTTGACTCCTATGCCCACTTTGGTATTCATGAG GAAATGCTGAAGGATGAGGTTAGGACACTGACCTATAGGAACTCCATGTACCACAATAAACATATCTTTAAGGATAAGATAGTTCTAGATGTGGGTAGCGGAACCGGAATCCTCTCCATGTTTGCTGCCAAGGCAGGAGCCAAGCATGTATATGGG attGAATGTTCCAGTATATCAGAGTATTCAGTGAAAATCATCAAATCAAATCACCTGGACAATG TTATTACCATCATTAAAGGGAAAGTGGAGGAGACTGAATTGCCGGTGGATCAGGTGGACATCATCATTTCAGAGTGGATGGGCTACTGTCTTTTCTATGAGTCTATGCTCAATACTGTCATCTATGCCAGAGACAAATGGCTG AAACCTGGAGGTTTCATGTTTCCAGACAGAGCGACCTTATATGTGGTTGCCATTGAGGATCGGCAATACAAAGACTTCAAAATCCACT GGTGGGAAAATGTCTATGGTTTTGATATGACCTGCATTCGGAACGTTGCTATGATGGAGCCCCTGGTGGACATAGTAGATCCTAAACAAGTCGTGACCAACTCCTGCCTCATTAAG GAGGTGGATATCTACACGGTGAAGCCTGAAGATCTGATGTTCACCTCGGCCTTCTGCTTGCAGATCCAGAGGAATGACTATGTTCATGCTCTCATCACGTACTTCAACATTGAGTTCACCAAGTGTCACAAGAAGACGGGCTTTTCTACAG CCCCTGATGCTCCCAGCACTCACTGGAAGCAGACAGTGTTTTATCTGGAGGATTACTTAACGGTGCGGAGAGGAGAGGAAATCCTGGGCAGCATCACCGTGAAGCCCAACGAGAATAACGAG CGTGACTTGGATTTCACCTTTGAGCTGGATTTCAAAGGACAGCTCTGTGACGCAGCCATCTCCCACGACTACAAGATGCGGTAA
- the LOC132098812 gene encoding protein arginine N-methyltransferase 8-B isoform X5, with the protein MGLRHSSRCLLLRRKMAEAESSEQQQQQQQQQHISSAPSSQSLQPSLLPKPVTSVHHVPHPPHTPHVSALSACPGRGKMAKLLNPEEMTSRDYYFDSYAHFGIHEEMLKDEVRTLTYRNSMYHNKHIFKDKIVLDVGSGTGILSMFAAKAGAKHVYGIECSSISEYSVKIIKSNHLDNVITIIKGKVEETELPVDQVDIIISEWMGYCLFYESMLNTVIYARDKWLKPGGFMFPDRATLYVVAIEDRQYKDFKIHWWENVYGFDMTCIRNVAMMEPLVDIVDPKQVVTNSCLIKIQRNDYVHALITYFNIEFTKCHKKTGFSTAPDAPSTHWKQTVFYLEDYLTVRRGEEILGSITVKPNENNERDLDFTFELDFKGQLCDAAISHDYKMR; encoded by the exons ATGGGACTGAGGCACTCATCGCGGTGCCTGCTCCTGCGGAGAAAGATGGCGGAGGCGGAGAGCTCGGAG cagcagcagcagcagcagcagcagcaacatatTTCCAGTGCTCCCTCATCCCAGTCCTTACAACCATCTCTACTACCAAAGCCAGTCACATCCGTTCATCATGTTCCTCACCCTCCACACACGCCGCACGTCTCCGCGCTTTCTGCCTGTCCGGGCCGAGGCAAGATGGCCAAGCTACTCAACCCGGAAGAGATGACATCACGGGATTACTACTTTGACTCCTATGCCCACTTTGGTATTCATGAG GAAATGCTGAAGGATGAGGTTAGGACACTGACCTATAGGAACTCCATGTACCACAATAAACATATCTTTAAGGATAAGATAGTTCTAGATGTGGGTAGCGGAACCGGAATCCTCTCCATGTTTGCTGCCAAGGCAGGAGCCAAGCATGTATATGGG attGAATGTTCCAGTATATCAGAGTATTCAGTGAAAATCATCAAATCAAATCACCTGGACAATG TTATTACCATCATTAAAGGGAAAGTGGAGGAGACTGAATTGCCGGTGGATCAGGTGGACATCATCATTTCAGAGTGGATGGGCTACTGTCTTTTCTATGAGTCTATGCTCAATACTGTCATCTATGCCAGAGACAAATGGCTG AAACCTGGAGGTTTCATGTTTCCAGACAGAGCGACCTTATATGTGGTTGCCATTGAGGATCGGCAATACAAAGACTTCAAAATCCACT GGTGGGAAAATGTCTATGGTTTTGATATGACCTGCATTCGGAACGTTGCTATGATGGAGCCCCTGGTGGACATAGTAGATCCTAAACAAGTCGTGACCAACTCCTGCCTCATTAAG ATCCAGAGGAATGACTATGTTCATGCTCTCATCACGTACTTCAACATTGAGTTCACCAAGTGTCACAAGAAGACGGGCTTTTCTACAG CCCCTGATGCTCCCAGCACTCACTGGAAGCAGACAGTGTTTTATCTGGAGGATTACTTAACGGTGCGGAGAGGAGAGGAAATCCTGGGCAGCATCACCGTGAAGCCCAACGAGAATAACGAG CGTGACTTGGATTTCACCTTTGAGCTGGATTTCAAAGGACAGCTCTGTGACGCAGCCATCTCCCACGACTACAAGATGCGGTAA